A genomic region of Parasegetibacter sp. NRK P23 contains the following coding sequences:
- a CDS encoding type II toxin-antitoxin system RelE/ParE family toxin produces MGEKEKGTFKKYKVSITENASRNIDEITGYIAFIKKEPLNAARIGDKFFSVLERIELNPFAFKECPELRTKSRIYRQAKCLSWIIIYKINLQDVLILGILHAARKPGEKKLLKKAT; encoded by the coding sequence ATGGGAGAGAAAGAAAAAGGAACTTTTAAAAAGTATAAAGTAAGTATAACAGAAAATGCTTCGAGGAATATAGATGAGATAACCGGGTACATTGCATTCATTAAGAAAGAGCCGCTGAATGCAGCAAGAATAGGGGATAAGTTTTTTTCGGTTCTGGAAAGGATTGAACTCAATCCTTTCGCATTTAAAGAATGTCCGGAATTAAGAACAAAGTCCAGGATTTACAGGCAGGCAAAGTGTTTATCTTGGATTATAATTTATAAAATAAACCTTCAGGATGTTTTGATATTGGGCATCTTACATGCTGCCAGAAAGCCTGGAGAAAAGAAGTTACTCAAAAAGGCAACCTAA
- the holA gene encoding DNA polymerase III subunit delta translates to MAADKIIADWKKGSFKPVYWLEGEEDYDIDVVTNYAEHHILPESEAGFNLTILYGRDTDWATVMNACRRYPMFAERQVVVLKEAQQMKDIEKLEAYVEQPLSSTVFVVAYKGKKVDGRSKLAKVLKEKGVMLTTKKMYDNQLPDWTMNLIKGKGFDISQKALHLLVDHIGNDLSRIDNEVSKLLINIGQRKQITEDDIENYVGVSKEFNVFELQAALGRKDMAKAMTIIQYFGNNPKAAPIQMVLPAIYNFFSKVYMIFGVSSGDERAIATAIGVNPFFMKDYMAAARAYQSQGVEKVLLLLHRYNLRSIGIDDAGTEDASLLKEMVVKMMM, encoded by the coding sequence ATGGCAGCCGACAAAATAATCGCAGACTGGAAAAAAGGCTCCTTCAAACCCGTGTACTGGTTGGAAGGAGAAGAGGATTACGATATTGATGTGGTAACGAATTACGCGGAACACCATATACTTCCTGAATCGGAAGCAGGTTTTAACCTGACGATCCTGTACGGAAGAGATACGGATTGGGCCACCGTGATGAACGCCTGCAGAAGGTATCCCATGTTCGCGGAACGCCAGGTGGTGGTGCTGAAAGAGGCCCAGCAAATGAAAGACATCGAAAAGCTGGAAGCTTATGTGGAACAACCACTCAGTTCCACCGTATTCGTAGTGGCCTACAAAGGCAAAAAAGTGGATGGAAGAAGTAAGCTCGCCAAGGTGCTGAAGGAAAAAGGCGTGATGCTCACCACAAAAAAAATGTACGACAACCAGCTCCCGGACTGGACGATGAACCTCATCAAAGGGAAAGGATTCGATATTTCTCAGAAAGCGCTGCACCTGCTCGTGGACCATATCGGAAACGACCTGAGCAGGATTGATAACGAGGTCAGTAAATTGCTTATCAATATCGGACAACGGAAACAAATAACCGAAGATGATATTGAAAACTACGTTGGGGTAAGCAAAGAGTTTAATGTATTTGAATTACAGGCCGCCCTCGGAAGAAAAGACATGGCCAAAGCCATGACCATCATCCAGTATTTCGGGAACAACCCCAAAGCCGCGCCCATCCAGATGGTGTTGCCCGCTATCTATAATTTCTTCTCCAAAGTTTATATGATCTTCGGCGTTAGCAGCGGGGACGAAAGGGCCATCGCAACAGCGATTGGTGTAAATCCGTTCTTCATGAAGGATTATATGGCTGCGGCAAGGGCTTACCAGTCGCAGGGCGTGGAGAAAGTTTTGTTGTTGTTGCACCGGTATAATTTACGCAGTATCGGTATTGACGATGCGGGAACGGAAGACGCTTCTTTACTGAAGGAAATGGTGGTGAAGATGATGATGTAA
- a CDS encoding ribonuclease H-like domain-containing protein: MPENFSPDEAYLQKAGIMAEFGKIICISTGFFYEDKEKGICLKMKSLYGDDERLLLEEFIQLTEKFLKSFPGMQLGGHNIKEFDVPYLCRRMIINGLKLPDFLQVQNKKPWEVNWIDTLHWWRFGDFKNYTSLHLLATTLGIPTSKDDIDGSEVQHVYHREKNLLRIVNYCQKDVAVVAQVILRFKNLPLLPPGNTFVALPDGNTIEAENFPTWQPTK, encoded by the coding sequence ATGCCAGAAAATTTTTCGCCCGACGAAGCATACCTTCAGAAAGCGGGAATTATGGCCGAATTTGGGAAAATTATTTGTATTTCCACCGGATTCTTTTACGAAGATAAAGAGAAGGGTATCTGCCTGAAAATGAAATCACTGTACGGGGATGACGAACGGCTGTTGCTGGAGGAATTTATTCAACTGACGGAAAAATTTCTGAAATCTTTCCCCGGCATGCAATTAGGCGGGCACAACATTAAGGAGTTTGACGTGCCCTATCTCTGCAGGCGGATGATCATTAACGGGCTTAAATTACCCGATTTTTTACAGGTTCAGAACAAGAAGCCCTGGGAGGTGAACTGGATCGATACCCTGCACTGGTGGCGCTTTGGCGATTTCAAGAACTATACTTCACTGCACCTGCTGGCCACCACATTGGGAATACCCACTTCAAAGGATGATATTGATGGTAGTGAAGTGCAGCATGTATATCACCGCGAAAAGAACCTCCTGCGCATCGTGAATTACTGCCAGAAAGATGTGGCCGTTGTGGCCCAGGTGATCCTTCGCTTTAAAAATTTGCCGCTCTTGCCGCCTGGTAATACATTTGTGGCCCTGCCCGATGGAAACACCATCGAGGCTGAAAACTTCCCGACATGGCAGCCGACAAAATAA